AAAACTAGATGAATCACTTATTTTTTGGCGGTTACATACACCCAATGATTATTTTCTTTAGAAAAAGTAGAGTTTTCATGAATAATATCTATTTGACCGTTTTCTATAAAATAAGCTTTAAATTCAACTGTACCGATTATATCATTAGAGCCTCCTTTAGAGGTGTTTAAAACTTCTAATTTTAACCATTGTACCGATTTGGTCCATTGTAGTATTTCTTTTTTTTCTCTTTTATTAGGTCGAGTAGTAGTGTGATGGCTTTTTTGAAGATAAGCTATATCTGCCAAAACAAAAGCACTGTACCTCGAGCGCATTAATTGTTCAGCAGTTGTTACATCATCAATATTTGTATGTGCAATTTTACAACAATCGATGTATTTTTTATTAGGGTTACATGGGCATTGCATAGAAGACATTAGTTTAATAGTTCATTTTCTTCTTTTATTCGGTAGCAACGTTCTTCTCCAAGAAATAGAGGATTTCCATGTTTTTCTGACCAAAAACCATCTAGTATATCTTTAGTTAAACACTGGTATACCACAACACCTTTGTAAATTTGATTATCTTCTCCTTGGTAATAGAAATTAATTACTAAAATATTGTTTTTAAAAAAGCCATGACCAAATTGTTCTTGTTCATTATTAATTAACCACTTGGCTTGTATTCTATTATTAAAATCTAAAGTTAAATTTAATGTACCACGATAGGTAATAGTATTTTCGTTTTGATTACTCCCAATAATGGTATAGTCTCCAACTAAATCTTGTATAGTCATCTTAGAATAAAAGGGTAAAACTACAACTTTTCTTTGTTTTAGAAGTCTTATGAAATCATTGAAAGATATCCATTAGCGAAAGAATCTTTTCCTTTTTTAGTTAAAGAAGAATGAATCATAGAAAACAGCAGTTTAATATAATAGGTAGATTCTACGGTATCTTTATCCAAAGAATCTTCATAAAAAACGGCGTAATCAATAATCCAAGAATTAAAAATAATAAGCAATCCATGAATCTTTTTTCGTAATAACTTATCATCATTGGTAGGATGCATGTATTCATTTTCCATTAAGAAAATAGCGATTCTATAAATTACGGAATGGTATGCTTTGGAACGTTCTATAGTTTTTGCTTTTATGTTAGGGTAACGGGTAATAATATCGTAACTATTTACTAAGAAAAAACGATATTTAAAGGTTAAATCCATCAATTGCTTTAAACTTTGAAGCATAAAATGAAATTCAAAAATTTCACCTTCTAAATTTTCAAGAGTGTCATCCATTTCATCTAATAAATTTTGATGAAGTCGAAGAACTATATCGTCTTTCTTAGGAAAGTGATAGCATAGGTTACCATAACTAATTCCCATTTCTTCACTAATTGTTTTACTAGAAATATTCATGTACCCCTCTTTGTTAAAGAGATTTAGAGCTGCTTCTAAGATGCGATCTTTTGTATTCATAAAATCAAAATTAGGCATTTTTGCCTATTGAATGAAATTTATCTATATATTTGTCTAGGCATTTTTGCCTAATTAAACAAAGAGATATGAGTACAGAAGCAATAACCTTGAATATTGGAGGTTCATT
The sequence above is a segment of the Tenacibaculum sp. 190130A14a genome. Coding sequences within it:
- a CDS encoding YchJ family protein, which gives rise to MSSMQCPCNPNKKYIDCCKIAHTNIDDVTTAEQLMRSRYSAFVLADIAYLQKSHHTTTRPNKREKKEILQWTKSVQWLKLEVLNTSKGGSNDIIGTVEFKAYFIENGQIDIIHENSTFSKENNHWVYVTAKK
- a CDS encoding TetR/AcrR family transcriptional regulator, whose amino-acid sequence is MNTKDRILEAALNLFNKEGYMNISSKTISEEMGISYGNLCYHFPKKDDIVLRLHQNLLDEMDDTLENLEGEIFEFHFMLQSLKQLMDLTFKYRFFLVNSYDIITRYPNIKAKTIERSKAYHSVIYRIAIFLMENEYMHPTNDDKLLRKKIHGLLIIFNSWIIDYAVFYEDSLDKDTVESTYYIKLLFSMIHSSLTKKGKDSFANGYLSMIS